One window of the Chelonoidis abingdonii isolate Lonesome George chromosome 3, CheloAbing_2.0, whole genome shotgun sequence genome contains the following:
- the CLDN20 gene encoding claudin-20, producing MASAGLQFFAFILALLGVLGAITATLLPNWKVNADVGSNIITAITQMQGLWMDCTWYSTGMFSCTLKYSVLSLPVYIQAARTTMVLSCILSAFGICISTVGMKCTKLGGDRDTKSYTSSAGGVCLILAGIFELVPTSWYTREIISNFMDRTVPESSKNEPGGAVYIGFISAGLLFIAGVIFCTTCFKKQQGAWIYPTKQQQFPATQQENSAGYNLKDYV from the coding sequence ATGGCATCGGCAGGTCTACagttctttgcttttattttagctTTGTTGGGTGTTCTCGGTGCCATCACAGCCACCCTACTGCCCAACTGGAAAGTAAATGCAGATGTGGGTTCAAATATCATAACAGCTATAACACAGATGCAAGGGCTCTGGATGGACTGCACATGGTACAGCACCGGGATGTTTAGCTGCACTCTGAAATATTCAGTCCTATCTCTCCCTGTCTACATCCAGGCTGCACGGACAACCATGGTCCTGTCTTGCATCCTATCAGCTTTTGGGATCTGCATCTCCACAGTAGGAATGAAGTGCACAAAGTTGGGAGGAGACAGGGACACCAAAAGCTACACTTCTTCTGCTGGAGGGGTCTGCCTCATCCTTGCAGGAATCTTTGAGTTGGTACCAACATCCTGGTACACAAGAGAGATAATTTCAAATTTTATGGACCGAACAGTCCCAGAGAGCAGTAAAAATGAACCAGGAGGAGCTGTTTATATTGGATTCATTTCAGCAGGACTTCTGTTCATTGCAGGTGTGATCTTCTGCACAACctgttttaaaaagcagcagggagcatGGATTTACCCTACTAAGCAACAACAGTTTCCAGCCACACAGCAAGAGAACAGTGCAGGCTACAACCTGAAGGACTATGTGTAA